The nucleotide window ATAGAAAATAATCTATATGATGCTAAAAAAGCCACAGAAATTCATATAGAAAAAGAACATGGATCCACACTTCAGTATCTTTTAGGAATGAATACAAGTTTTACTGGTATTTCAGAAGTTCAAAGAGAGGTGCTACTGCTTATGGCAGAAGGTCTTTCAGATAAAGAAATTGCATCAAAGCTAGGGGTATCGCAGTCAACTATAAGAAACCATAGATTTAAGCTTAGGGAAAAAGAAAAGCAAGGAAGATTATTTTTAGCAATGATGGATATGATATCAAAAGGTTCAAATAGAAAATTAACAAAGCTAGATAAGGAAGAATTATGTGATGCTCATAAAACAGCCACTACTATTGATGACAGATATAATATTACTGATAAGGAAAGAGAAGAAGTTATAAAAAATTACTTCACAGAAAATGGGGCTTTAAAGTCATATCCAGCTAAAGAAAAGAAGAAAGTTATAGTGTTATCACAAATTGTAAAGAATTTTGCTAGTGGTAAAAAGTATTCAGAAAAAGAAATTAATCGTATTTTAAAAAGGATTCATGAAGATTATGTAACTATTAGAAGAGCAATGATAGAATATGGATTTTTAGAGCGTTCTAATGATTGTAGCAGTTATTGGGTAAAAGAATAGATTTGTACGTGACGTAATTTTTAAAAATAAATTTTGAAAGTTACGTCACGTATATTTTATGAAACATGTATAGATATTTTTATTACATATTCATTAGGATTTTTGGTAGCGCATTCGTCGATTAATACTTCTTCATATGAATAGCCAATAATAGTTAGATTATTATCCTTTATAAATTTTATTAGTCTTACATATAAATCTTTTGTTTTATCATAATATCCTTGGATATATCCTGTAACATAAAGACCAGCTGGCTTAATATATAGATTTTCTATATTTTTATTATCAACTTCTGTAAAGTAATAACTGTAGTTATAAAAATCTTCATTTAGAAGATTTTCTTTTGAAATCATTACTCCCACAGGATAACCTTTATATAAGTCATTATTTATACAATATTTTAAGTGGTCGGTATATGTAGAAATATCATAGCCATATGCCACATCTTTTATTGCATTGCTCAAAACAAAAAACTCTTCTTTTTTATTTTCTAAAATAATGTCGTCATTTATATTTTTACCTGCTTTAGTAATAGAGATTTTATTTTCCATAAGCTCTTTAAGTTTTTCTAATTCCTTAATTTCTTTATCAATTTTTTCTTTTTCTCTTTGAAATAAATCTAAAGCAATATCTGGATTTCTATTGTCAATGAAGGTTTTTATTTCTTTAAGGGGCATACCAAGTCGCTTCAGTTCTGATATTACATTAAATAATTCAAATTGATTATGTGAATAATAACGATATCCATTTTCTAAAATTTTTTTTGGCTTAAATAGACCTATATTATCGTAGTGAAATAAAGTTTTTTTATTTACACCGCAGAGATTAGCAAATTCACCAGTAGTAAAGTATTCTTTTATTATTTTACTCAAATTTTCGATTCACCTCTTGACTATACTGTTACTGTATACTTTATTATAAAACAATATGACATTTAAATCACGACAAAATGGAGGTAAAAATGGATAATTCATTAGGTAAAAAAGTTACTTTTCTATCACTTATAAAGTATACTTTTCCAACAATTATGATGATGTTGTTCTTTTCATTATATACTATTATAGATGGTATGTTTATTTCAAGATTTGTTAATGCTGATGCTCTTTCAGCAACAAATATAGTATATCCTGTTATAAATATATTACTAGGACTTGGGATAATGCTAGCAACAGGAGGAAGTGCCATAGTTGCAAAACTTATGGGGGAAGGTAAAAATAAAGAAGCAAGAGAAAGCTTTACATCACTTATTACTACTTCAATAGTAGTTGGAATAACTATAGCAATAGTTGGGATAATATTTATTAAACCAATAATATATGCTTTAGGGTCAACAGAGAGATTATATAGCTATAGTTTTGATTATCTTTTTATAATGTTAGCATTTTCACCAGTAATAATGCTAAAAGTGTTTTTTGATTATTTTCTTGTAAC belongs to Clostridium bornimense and includes:
- a CDS encoding DUF2087 domain-containing protein, translating into MDKNNKEIFWDSNIEELKSGYKQYEEEYRCIICEESFTKGRIYEIENNLYDAKKATEIHIEKEHGSTLQYLLGMNTSFTGISEVQREVLLLMAEGLSDKEIASKLGVSQSTIRNHRFKLREKEKQGRLFLAMMDMISKGSNRKLTKLDKEELCDAHKTATTIDDRYNITDKEREEVIKNYFTENGALKSYPAKEKKKVIVLSQIVKNFASGKKYSEKEINRILKRIHEDYVTIRRAMIEYGFLERSNDCSSYWVKE
- a CDS encoding MerR family transcriptional regulator — protein: MSKIIKEYFTTGEFANLCGVNKKTLFHYDNIGLFKPKKILENGYRYYSHNQFELFNVISELKRLGMPLKEIKTFIDNRNPDIALDLFQREKEKIDKEIKELEKLKELMENKISITKAGKNINDDIILENKKEEFFVLSNAIKDVAYGYDISTYTDHLKYCINNDLYKGYPVGVMISKENLLNEDFYNYSYYFTEVDNKNIENLYIKPAGLYVTGYIQGYYDKTKDLYVRLIKFIKDNNLTIIGYSYEEVLIDECATKNPNEYVIKISIHVS